Below is a genomic region from Phycobacter azelaicus.
TTCGGCATTCCGCTGGTCACCCGCATGCAGGAATATGGCCGCAAACCGGCAGCCAAGACCGTGCGCGGCCTCATTCTGGCACCGACGCGCGAACTGGCCAACCAGATCGCCGCCACGCTCAGGGATCTGACCGATGGTTCGCCGATGAAGATCGGTCTTGTGGTCGGGGGCGTTTCGATCAATCCGCAGATCCAGCGCATTGCGCGTGGCACCGACATCTTGGTAGCAACGCCCGGGCGCCTGCTCGATATCTTGGATCGCAACGCTCTGGACCTGGGCTCTTGTGATTTCCTGGTACTGGATGAAGCCGACCAGATGCTGGATCTGGGCTTTATCCATGCTCTGCGCAAGATCTCAGCCCTTCTGCCCGAAGAGCGCCAGACCATGCTGTTCTCGGCCACCATGCCGAAACAGATGAACGAGATCGCAAATTCCTACCTGAAGCGCCCGGTGCGCATCGAGGTGACCCCTCCCGGCAAGCCCGCCGCCAAGGTCACCCAATCGGTGCACTTCATCGCAAAGGCGGAAAAGCTGAACCTCCTGAAAGAGCTGCTCGCCGCCCACAAGGACGAGCGCACCCTGGTCTTTGGTCGTACCAAACATGGCATGGAAAAGCTGATGCGGGTGCTGGACAAGGCCGGTTTTGCCGCTGCCGCCATTCACGGCAACAAGAGCCAGGGCCAGCGCGAGCGCGCATTGGCCGCCTTCAAGTCTGGTGAGATCAAGGTTCTGGTCGCAACAGATGTGGCCGCGCGGGGTCTGGATATCCCGGATGTGAAATACGTCTACAACTACGAGCTGCCCAATGTGCCGGACGCCTATGTGCACCGGATCGGCCGCACCGCGCGGGCCGGCAAGGATGGTCAGGCCGTCGCTTTCTGCGCACCGGATGAGATGGACGAGTTGAAGGCGATCCAGAAAACCATGAAGATCACCATCCCCGTGGCCTCGGGCCGCCCTTGGGAGGTGCTCCCTGATCCAGCCGCGCCCAAAGGCCGTCGTGGCGGTCCCGGTGGTGGTGCCAAACCCGGCGGACGCCCCGGCGGCAATCGCCGTCGTCGCGGCGGCGGCGGTCGTGGTGGTCCGAGTCAGGGCCAAGGTCAGGGCGGAGGCCAGGGCAGCGGACAGCGCCGCCGCTCCAGCTGAGCCTCTATCCCAAAATCTGTCAAAAGCCGTTGCGCGTATGCGTGGCGGCTTTTGCTTTTGCTGAAACCAATGACGAGCTGACGCACCGCAAGTCCGCCCAGACCGGCAGATGGTCCGAGGCGATCTGGGCAGGCTGCGCCTTGTGCACCCCGGTGTGCACCGCCTCCAGACCTTCGCTATGGGCGATCCGGTCCAGGGCGCCTAGGGGGCGCAGGGCCGGAAAACTGGGCGCAGGCGGCAGGAACCGCATCATCGGCGCCAGCCGATCCAGAACCGTACTGCGCGACCATTCGTTGAAATCCCCTCCCCAGACCACGGGCATATCGGTCCAGTTTCCAATGTGTTGTGCCAAATGCTGCACCTGCGCGCGCCGGGCGCGCCCGGTCAGCCCCAGATGGGCGCCGACCACCCGCAAAGGGCCAATGGGGGTATCAAAAGCCGCCCAGACCGCGCCGCGGGGTTCAAGCCCCGGCAGGTCAATGTGTCCCTTGTCGCGCAAGGATATGCCCTGCCCTTTCCAAATCACCGCATTGCCATGCCAGCCAAGTGAGCCTGCCCCGCCCAAGTCGACATCCTGCCAACCCGCCTCGTTCAGCACGAAATGCGGCAATGCAGCAGGCCGGGGCGGCAAGCGCTTGTCAGCCTCCTGAAGCAGAACGATCCGCGCGCCGATGTCCTCCAGCACATTCAGGATGCGCCGGGGCTTTCGGCGCAGGTCCAGACCGATGCATTTCTGAATGTTGTAGCTGGCAACGCGCAGGGTGGTTTCGGGCATGTAGACTCCTTTCCTCGCCAGTTTTCATCGCCTTGACAGGCTCTGCAAGACAAGAACGAAGAGGGTCCCCGTCGGAAGGCGGATTTTGGCGAAAGGTCAGGCTTGACAGTCCCATACCGCTCGGCGCTGATGCGCCCATGACAGAAAAGAGATCCATGGACGCCGCGGGCGCCCTCGCGCTTACGGGGTTTGCCGCCCTTCTGGGCTTCAACCAGGTGGTGATCAAGATCGCCAATGGCGGCTTTGGCCCGGTGTTTCAGGCAGGTTTGCGGTCGCTTATTGCGCTGGCGGTGATCCTGCTTTGGGTCTTTTTGCGCAAACCCAGGCTCCGACCAGATGGCGGCCTGCCGAAAAGGGCGCATTTATGGGGTCTGGTGGTCGGCCTTCTGTTCACGGCCGAGTTCATCTGCCTGTTTTGGGCATTGGACGTCTCATCTGTGTCGCGGGTGACGATCATCTTCAACTCGATGCCGGTCTGGTTGGCGCTGGCCGCACATCTGTGGCTACCCGGAGAGCGGCTGAGCGGCCCTCGCATCGCCGGGCTTGTTTTGGCTATGGGCGGCGTGGTGCTGGCAGTGCTGGACCGGGACGCCAGCGGAGCCTCGGTGCTGGGAGACATGCTGGCGCTGGCATCGACCCTGTGCTGGGCCGGGATTGCCTTCTGCGTGCGCGCAACGCCGCTGTCACAGGTGCCCGCCGTAACGCAGCTCGTTTACCAATTGGCGGTCTCGGCCGTCCTGCTGTTGGTGCTGTCGCCACTCTTCGGCCCGATGCTACGCTCGCCGGAGGCGATCCATATCGCCGGCGTTCTGTTTCAGGCCATCGCCATTGCCAGCCTTGGCTACCTTTTGTGGTTCTGGCTTTTTACCATCTACAAGGCCGGATCCGTCGCTTCCTTCAGCTTCCTGTCGCCCGTTCTTGCCGTACTGATGGGCTGGCTGATACTTGGCGAGCAGCTGACATACGAGGCCTGGCTTGCACTGGCGCTGGTGGCCGCAGGGGTATTCCTGATCAACCGCCCCTGATCCTTGGGGTCAGAGCCTCCCGCCCGTCGCGCTTGCATCGAAGATGCCCTCGCTCCCGTTGGGCATGGCGCCCCGACGGGGCGCACGCCGTGCACAGCACGGCGCCGGGCCCAAGGGGGTGAGCGCCTACGCCAGGAGGCCGATCCCGCGCGGGAGAGCGCCTGCTTTCAGGTGCCACAGAAGGTTGCGGGAACCACTTCGTCAGGCTTTGGAGGATTTTGCAGATCAGCGTGTTCCGGCTGGTCCTCATAAGGCCGTGACAAAACCGTATTCATCCGCTCGAAGAGTGCCATATTGCCGCTGACCGCCGCCGCAATCATCTCTTCCATGCGGTGGTTGCGGGGGATGAAGGCCGGGTTGACCTGCTGCATGAGGGTCTTGGGGTTTTCCTCGGCCTCAAGGCGCTGGCGCCAGCCATCCGCCCACCCGTCAAAAGCCTCGGGATCGATGAACTGATCGCGCGCGGCTTCGCCCGAAAGCGCCCGGAAGGTATTGGTGAAATCGGCCTGCCCCGCGGCCATGCGCTCCAGTAGGTCCTCGATCAGCGTCATGTCGCTGGTCTGCGGCCTCGCGATCCCGATCTTGGCGGCAAAGCGCGACAGCCACTCCCGCTCAATCATCCCCGGCATGGCGTGCACGATCTCGGTCGCTTCCTCAACCGCTTCCTGCGGGTCCTCAAGCTGCTGGATCAGGGCCGTTGCCAGCTGGGCCAGATTCCAAACGATGATTCCCGGCTGGTTGTCATAGGCATAGCGCCCCATGCGGTCGATGGAACTGAACACCTGGCTGGGGTTGTAGATATCCATGAAGGCGCAGGGACCGTAATCGATCGTTTCGCCCGAAATTGTGCAATTGTCGGTGTTCATCACTCCATGGATGAAGCCCACCGACATCCATTGCGCCACCAGCCGCGCCTGCGCATCCCGCACCGCGCGCAACAGGCCCATCGGCCCATCAACGCCCGGATAATGGCGTTCAATGGCATAATGGGTGAGCCGCTTCAGTGCTTCACGCTCTCCGCGCGCGGCAAAGATCTGAAAGGTGCCGACTCGCAGATGACTGGCAGCAACGCGCGTCAGCACCGCGCCCGGCATGGCGCCCTCGCGCCAGACGGGATCGCCGGTTTCCACCGCCGCCAAAGCCCGCGTAGTCGGGATGCCAAGGGCATGCATCGCCTCGGATACCACGTATTCCCGCAGCACCGGCCCCATCCAGGCGCGCCCGTCGCCCCGACGTGAATAAGGCGTGCGCCCGGATCCCTTGAGCTGGATATCCCTGCGGATGCCGTCGGTCCCTACGACCTCTCCCAGAAGCACCGCCCGCCCGTCGCCAAGCTGCGGATTGAACGTGCCGAACTGGTGCCCCGCATATAGCTGCGCCAACGGATCGGCCCCCTCCGGCACACGGTTGCCGCCAAAGACCTCGGCCATTTCAGGCAGATCACCGGGCGTGATGCCGAGGAGCTGCGCCAGATCGTGATTGAAGGCGAGCACGCGCGGCTGCGAGACCGGCTCGGGCGCCTGCTTTCTGTAGAACACCGAGCCAAGGGCCGTGTAGGTGTTGTCAAAGGGGATGTGCAGTGTCATGGCTCAAACATATGCGGCAAGGCAGGGATTGCCAGCGCAAAGAGGCGAAATGAAATGGGAGACGGCCCCGTGACAGCCGATGAGATTATCCAGCATCTGGGATTGCAGCCCCACCCCGAGGGCGGCTGGTACCGTCAGACCTGGGTTTCCGAAAACGAAGGTCGCCCCACCGGCACCTGTATCTATTTCTTGCTGAAGGCCGGGGAGGCCAGTCATTGGCACCGGGTCGATGCGGCCGAGATCTGGCTTTTTCACGCGGGCGCACCGCTGGTACTGTCCCTGTCTGCAACGGATGAAGGCCCTGCGACAGATCACCTGCTGACCCCAGATCTGACCAAGGGCGCGCCGCAGCTGATCGTGCCCACGGGCCACTGGCAGGCTGCGCGCACGACCGGCGACTATACGCTGGTCAGTTGCACCGTGTCGCCGGGCTTTCAATTCGAAGGCTTCGAGCTGGCAGAGCCGGGGTTTGATATTCCGCGCCAATGAACCCTTGGAAAATCACGAAATCCGCTTGGCTCCTTCCCTTCTTTGCGGCGGTCCTCATGTGGGGCGAGCACGAACCTTTTCCAGAGCAATTCCACAAGGCCCGGATCGTTGGAGTGGAGTACCATGTCAGCAGAAGACTTGGCGGGGTTTGGGCCGTTCATGCCAGCCTGTTGGAAGATCCAAAAGCGCCGAAGGTCAAGCTTTCCCGCCTCAGAAAGTCTTCCAGTGGCCGTCCCCTGTTGAAGGAGGGTGAAGAGGTCTGTCTCGCCTCGGCGGTCCCCATTCTGCGCCCTCGCATGTATTGGGAGACCGTTCCCTACAAGTGCAAATGAAGAACCTAGCGCCGCGCAGAGGCTCAAGGCCCGATGCGCTTTGCACCCGCTCAACAATTCGGGTGCATGAGAGCGGCGCTATACTCCCCCACCCCCCGGAACGCTGACCACGCCGCCGCCCACGCAGGCTTGCACGCCTGTGGTGCCGGGACAGGAGGTCGGCATGCCCCGCGCGACGCGCACCGCCAGATGGGCAAAGGCCTGGGCCTCCAGCATGTCGCCATCAAGGCCGACATCCTCGACCGGCTTCACAGGGCAGTCGAGCGAGACGCGCAGCATCTCCATCAGCACAGGGTTGTGGCGCCCGCCACCGGTGACAAGCACCATTTCGGGCGGCGCGGGGCAATGCTCCATCCCCTGTGCAACGGCGGCGGCACACATGGCCGTCAGCGTCGCGGCGGCGTCTGCATCGCTCAGCTCGCCCACCAATGTGACCATCTCGGCAAAATCGTTCCGGTCCAGGGATTTCGGTGGCATCTTTGCAAAGAAGGGCTCGGCTAGGAACAGCTCAAGCGCGCCTTCTTCGACTTCTCCCTTGCGGGCAATCGCGCCATCCTTGTCAAACGGCAGCCCCTGCCGCACCTGTAGCAGATCGTTGAGCGGCGCATTGGCGGGCCCGGTGTCGAAGGCCAAAAGCGCGCCAGAATCTTCGGGGCGATCAAAACGCGGATCCACATAAGTGAGGTTGCCCACCCCGCCGAGGTTCAGGAAGCAAAGCGGAGCCTTGGCGCCGATGTATTTGGCGCAGGCAAAGTGGAAAAACGGCGCAAGCGGCGCGCCCTCCCCCCCCAAGGCGACGTCGTCCGAGCGGAAATCCCAGACCACGGGTTTCCCCAGCGCCTCGGCCAGGGCGGCACCGTTACCCACCTGAAGCGTGCCTTGCAGGCGCGGCGCATGGGCCAGGGTCTGACCGTGGAAACCGACGATCTCGGCCTCGGGGAAGGCACTCAGAACCTCTGCATGGACGCGGTCTGTCAGGGCGGCGGCGGCCTCCACCTCTGGCCCGGACCATTTGCCCAGGCCAGCGCGTAGCACAGCGCGTTCTTCTTTTGTGTAGGCACGATAGCGGCTTTCTCCAAATGCAAAGATCTGCGTCCCGTCCGTCTTGACCAACGCTGCATCGACGCCATCCAGAGACGTGCCGCTCATGGCGCCAAGCGCAATCACGCGGCCCGTCTTTGCAATCGCTCGTGTCATCCTTCGCCCTTTTGCCTGAACACCCCAGCAGCCCTCAAAAGCACAGGGGATTTCTGCGGAAAAGCAGGTTCCATGTGCTCCTTTTGCGTTTTATACAGCAGATCGCAATAGACAAGCCGAGGCATGCCATGACCTATCATCCCAAATCGGATTTCATCACCGTGATGATGGAGCGCGGGTTTCTCGCCGACTGTACGGACTATCAGGGTCTGGACGAGGCGCTGATGACCCCGGGCCAGTCCGGCTATATCGGCTTTGATGCCACGGCGAAATCTCTGCACGTGGGCTCGCTCATCCAAATCATGATGCTGCGCTGGCTGCAAAAGACCGGCCATAAGCCGATCACCCTCATGGGCGGCGGCACCACCAAGGTGGGCGATCCTTCGTTTCGCGCCGATGAGCGCCCACTGCTGACGCCCGAACAGATCGACGACAATATCTCCGGCATCAAAAAGGTCTTCTCGGCCTATGTCGATTATAACGATGGCCCGAATGGCGCCATGATGATCAACAACGACGAATGGCTGAGCGATCTCAACTACCTTGAATTCCTGCGCGACATTGGGCGGCATTTCTCAGTCAACCGGATGCTGTCGTTCGAAAGCGTGAAATCGCGTCTGGACCGGGAGCAGTCGCTCTCGTTCCTCGAATTCAACTACATGATCCTGCAGGCCTATGACTTCCTCGAGTTGAACCGCCGCTATGGCTGCATCCTGCAGATGGGCGGCTCGGACCAGTGGGGCAACATCGTCAACGGTATCGACCTTACGCGCCGGGTGCTCGACCATGAGATTTATGGCCTCACCTCGCCGCTGCTGACCACTTCGGACGGCAAGAAGATGGGCAAATCGCAGAACGGCGCGGTCTGGCTCAATGCAGATATGCTCTCGCCTTACGAGTTCTGGCAGTTCTGGCGCAACACCACGGACGCGGATGTGGGCCGGTTCCTGAAGCTTTACACCGAAATGCCGGTAGAGGAATGCGACCGTCTGGGCGCACTTGCGGGATCCGAGATAAACGCCGCCAAGGTGATCCTCGCCAATGAGGTGACCACCCTGCTGCACGGTGCCGAGGCCGCTGAGGCCGCCGAAGCCACCGCGCGCGAGGTGTTCGAGAAAGGCGGCGTCGGGGACGATCTGCCGACGCTGAACCTGACGCCCGCCGATCTGGGCGACGGGATCTCGATCGTGCAGCTGATCGTGAAATCGGGCCTTGCGAAATCCGGCAAGGAGGCCAAGCGCCTGATCGCAGAGAACGGCGCGCGGATCGACGATGCACCGCTGACGGATGCCGGTCTGATGATTGATGCAGGCGCGCTCGCCTCGCCCATCAAGCTGAGCGCGGGCAAGAAGCGCCACGCGCTGGTTCAACTTGTCGACTAAGTGCCGCGCTCACCTCGTAGACGTCGAAAAGGGGCAGTACCTGCCCCTTTTTTCGTTTGATCACGCCCGCATTCGGAAGGCAGCCGTGGGTCTCCCGCCCGTCGCAGCCGCATCAAAGATGCAACCACTCCTGTTGGGCCTGGCACCGCGCTCTCGCGCGGCGCGGTTGCCCCCAACAGCGAACAAGAGGTACTAAAAAGATGATACGCTTTTTCCGCTCCCCTCACGCGGCGCTGCCGCGCCGGGCCCAAGGCAGCACGAAGGGGTCGTCGGCACCAGCCGTCGATACCTGCGGGCGCGGGAGCTTCCCTGACCGACAACAGAACCGGAAGCTACAAACCTAAAGGAACAGACGGTCCACCAGCGTGAGCAGAATGAACACCGGAATCGACAGAGCAACGGCGATCAAAAAGGCGGCGCTTCTGGTCATACGTGGGCTGGGGGCGCATTGCCCCATGACTTGGCTTTGCTTTTTCATGGCCCCATTAACCCTGAATTAGATTTCCGTTCCGTAAATGGATGTATGTTCGATTTCATCCCGCCGACCACGCCGAACCGCCCCGACACACAGGGAACCCTACCCCAATCCGAGGAATTCCTGCATGCCCTTCGGGCAACCGGACAGGACCCGCTGGTTCTGGAGAGGATGAACAACGCTGTCGTGCTGAGACAGCGGTTCTGGGGGCGGCTGGACGTTGCCATGGTCAACCGCGCACGTATCGCAAACCCCTTCCGACTTTTGGAGATCCTGCAAGAGGAAGGGCTGCGTCGCACCCCGGTCATCCTCTCCCCCGAAGCGCCTACTCCTGACCTTGCGCAACTTGGTGCAGTGCCCCTCTTCAGCCCCGGCCATATCGCGCGCCTCGATCTGTCACGCAGCCCCGAACGGCGGCGCGCAGCGCTGCATCAGAAGTGGCGCAACCGGCTGAGACACGCCGAGACGCAAGGCCTGCGTCTCACCCGGCAGAACATGCCGGTCGATCCGAACCACTGGCTGCTGACGGCAGACTGCGCGCAGCAATCGCAACGCGGCTACCGCAGTTGGCCGCTTGCCCTAACGCTCGCCTATGCGCAAGCGAACACAGGCATGGCAAAACTGTTCCAGGCCTTTGACGGAAAGGAGCCCGTCGCCGCCATACTGGTCCTGCGTCATGGCCGCGATGCCACCTATCACATCGCCCACACCACTGCGCGCGGCAAGGCCTTGTCCGCGCATAACCTGTTGATGTGGGAAGCGATGAGTTGGCTTTCGGCGCAAGGCTGCAAAACGCTGGACCTGGGCCTGATCAATACCGAGGACGCCCCGGGACTTGCCCGCTTCAAACTGGGAACCGGCGCCAGCCTTCATCGCCTTGGCGGCACCTGGGTCATTTGGCCACCGATGGGCCGCCTTCTGGCGCCGCTGGCGCGGCTCGACCGGCGCATGATGGGCGGATAGCAACGCTGGACAGTACCAGTCCTCCATGTTTATTTGAACACGTGTTCAGATACCGGGAGGACCCCTTTCATGAAACTTGATCAGACATGTGCTGTGATCACCGGCGGCGCATCCGGTCTTGGTGAGGCCACGGCCCGCCATTTTGCCGACAATGGCGCCAAGGTCACCATTCTCGATCGCGACGCCGAACGCGGCACCAAGGTCGCGGCCGAGATTGGCGGCTTCTTTGTGGAAACCGACGTAACGGACGAAGACTCTGTTGCTGCCGCAATCACCTTTGCCGCCGAAAAGATGGGCCGCATTTCGGCCTGCGTGAACTGCGCCGGCATCGCCTATGGGATCAAGACCGTGGGCAAGGAGGGCGCGCACCCCTTGGATGCCTACAAGCGCACCATCGATATCAACCTGGTGGGCACCTTCAACGTGGCGCGCCTCGCCGCTGTCGAGATCGCCAAGAACGAGCCCGAGCCCGATGGCGCGCGCGGCGTGATCATCAACACCGCCTCCATCGCGGCTTTTGACGGGCAGAAGGGTCAGGTGGCCTATTCCGCCTCCAAGGGCGGCGTTGTTGGCATGTGCCTGCCCATGGCGCGCGATCTCGCCTCGACCGGCATCCGCGTCATGACCATCGCGCCGGGCATCTTCATGACCCCGATGCTGGCTGGCCTGCCCGAAGAGGTGCAGCAGCAGCTGGCAGCGGATGTGCCGAACCCGCCCCGTCTGGGAGATCCTGCAGAGTACGGACGCCTAGCCGGCTTCATCGTCGAAATGGGATATCTCAATGGCGAAGTGATCCGCATAGACGGCGCCCTTCGCATGCGCTGAACACGCCTGTTAACAGAAACTTAAGCCACATACTTAAAGGGAGCACTTGTTTGGTGCTCCCTCTCATCAAACCCTCGCAAACATTGCAAAATGTAAATTAAGAATTAACGAAAACACATTGATTTTAATTATTGTTTCACATGCGAAACATGAATAGGGGCGCCTCCACTCACGCCCCTTCCGCCTTTTCTTCGAGTTCCAGCCACTCCTCTTCGGCGGCAGCAAGCTTTTCCTGCCGCTCTACAAGGGCTTCGCTGGCCTTCTTGAACTTGATCGGCTCGCGCGTGAAAAGTTCCGGGTCGGCCATCAGCTGCTCCAGTTTGGCGATCTCCTGCTCCAGCCGCTCGATCTCGGCGGGCAGCGACTCTAGCCGGTGCTTTTCCTTGAAGCTGAGACCTTCCTTATGCAAAGCCTCCTGCTTTGCCTTTGGCTTTGACGTCTTTGGCTTTTCGGCCTTTTCCTCTGGCTCTTTCGGGGCGCGCTGCGACAGGTAATCGCTCCAGCCCCCAGCATAGGCTGTGGCGCGCCCGTCCCCCTCCATGGCGATGGTGGTGGTTGCAACACGATCAAGGAAATCCCGGTCGTGGCTCACCAAAAGGACCGTGCCATCATATGAGTCCAGCAGTTCCTGAAGCAGATCCAGCGTTTCCACATCCAGATCGTTGGTCGGTTCGTCCAGCACCAGAAGATTGCTTTGCCGCGCCATCAGACGGGCCAGCAAGAGCCGCGCCTTTTCGCCCCCCGACAGGGAGCGCACCGGCGCGCGGACCTGGCGTTCATCGAACAGGAATTCCTTTAGATAGCCCACCACGTGTTTGGGCTGACCGCGCACCATGACCTGATCCGCCTTGCCGGAAATCCCAAGCGCCGGGTCGGTGGTGAGATTCTCCCAAAGCGTGGCCTCTGGGTCGAGCTGATCGCGGGTCTGGTCGAAAAAGGCGATCTCGAGATTCGTGCCAAGCGTGACCCGCCCATCATCCGGCTGCTCCATACCCAGAAGCATCTTCAGAAGAGTGGTCTTCCCTGCCCCATTGGGTCCGACAAAGGCGATACGGTCGCCACGCTGCACCTTAAGCGAGAAATTCGACACGATAGCCTTGCCATCAAAGGCCTTGCCCAAGCCTTCGGCCTCGATCACCTTGCGGCCCGACTTGGGGCCCGCCTCAAGTGCCAGTTCCGCCGCACCCTGCCGTTTGATCTGGGCGGCGCGCTCAGCCTTGAGATCCTGCAGCGCACGTACCCGGCCCATGTTGCGCTTGCGCCGAGCCGAGATGCCTTCAACCGCCCAGCGGCTTTCGGATTTGATCAACCGGTTCAACTTGTGGCGCTGCTGGTCCTCTTCTTCCCAGATCTTGTCGCGCCAGGCCTCGAAAGCATCAAAGCCCTTTTCCTGACGACGCACCTGCCCCCTGTCGATCCAGAGTGTCGCGCGCGTCAAGGCGCGCAGAAAGGCGCGATCGTGGGAGATCAGAACATAAGCCGCGCGGGTTGACCGAAGCTCACTCTCAAGCCATGTGATCGCCTCGATATCGAGGTGGTTTGTCGGCTCATCCAGCAGCATCAGATCCGGCGCCTCGGCCATCAGCTTGGCCAGCGCGGCGCGGCGGCGCTCCCCGCCCGATGCGGTCTCAACCGGGCGCGCGGGATCGAACTTCAGCCCCTCGCCTGCGCGCTCCACCCGGTACATCTCACCAGGTTCAAGCGCGCTGGCGGCAAAGTCACCCAAGGTCGCAAAGCCGCTCATCTGAGGGTCTTGCTCCATGTAGCCGACGGATTTACCCGGTGGCACAACAATGCTGCCCTGATCCGGCTCAACAAGCCCCGCCATCACTTTCATCAGCGTGGATTTGCCCGAACCGTTACGGCCTACAAGTGCCACCCGGTCTCCGGGCTGCACCACAAGATCAAGATCGGCGAAGACGGGCTCACCGCCAAAGGTGAGCGAGATACCGGACATCTGTAAAAGAGGAATTCGTGCCATGAGCGCCAGCTAAACCGCCCCGAGCTCCCCGTCAACGGCGCCTTGGGTGAAATTGCGCGCCGCGGCGTGCGTGCCAGCAAAGGGTCAGGCCGTTTCAGCAACCGCGCGCAACAAACGTTTGCGCGTCTCCGGGATCGCGTCAACCTCAACTGCGGTGAAAACATGCAGCGTGTTCAGGGCTTCATCCACCACCGCATGATCGCTAACCCAGCCCCCCATCAGCAGATAGGTGCGCAGCAAAGGCGGCATGGCGCGCATCCCCGCTCGAAGATCCGGCGCCTGACACGGCAGATCGCAAAAGCCGAAGACCATTGGCGCCTTTATCCTCGGCCGCAGCGGCAGCGGGGCAAGGTGACGTGCCTTTAGCAAGTTAAAACTATCGATGTAGGGGGTAACATCAGTCCCCTTGAAAGAGCTGCACCCGAACAGGAGTTGCAGATTCTCGGCGTCCACAATGGCCGTGATCGCCCCCCAGGCCATCCGCAATATGTCGGGGTCCGCTATGACCCCCTCCCGGATACAGAAACGCCCGACCTCGGCGCAGCCCCCCTGAACCGAGCCAAGCGCAGCAAGGTCGTAGAACTGCGCGGAATAGCTTTCCGCGATCTGATGCGCGTGCTGCAGCACAAGCATTCTGAAACAGCACATCAAACGGCCGCTGGCCTTTTCCTCAATAAGAATATGGCGGCAGAGACTATCGAACCTATCCGCATCGGGACCGTCAGTGGAAAAACACGCACCGCGCAGGGCCTGTGCAGCCTGCAAATCCCCCGCCGTTTCCGCAATACGCGCAACATAGCGGCCTTTGGCCAGAAGCGTCATCTGATGCGTCATCCTAGGACCCTCTTGCAGGACAAAGCGCGCCCAGATTTGGTCGCTTGCCCGGTCCTAACACGCGCGCCCACTTACCCAAACAGTTTAACATCACATCCAGACGACGCTCTCCCGAAAGGACAACCCCGCTTGGACAGAATCACTGTTCCAAAAGTGCACCCGGACCAAAGTTGCCAAGGTTGCCGATCAACTGACGCAGGAAGGTCTTGTCCTCGATGCTGGAGGAGGTCACACGGCGCTGCAGCGGAATGACACGGCCATCTTCCAGGCCGAACTTCTGAACGCCCGTCACAACGCCGTTCTTGTCAAAGTTCACCGCAACCAGATCACGGGATACCGGCTTTGGTTCCGCCGCCCCATAGTGGCGCATGCGGGTCGACACGTAATAATATCCCCCGTCATTCAAAACCCCGGACGAGCTGGGCAGCCCCAGGGTTTCGGCAACCGAGTCGCGGGTGTCGACACCCACGACGACTTCGGCAAGTTGCTCATCCGGCGGCACATAGCCGTGCTTGCGAATGGTTGCCGAGCAGGCGGCCATCGCCCCGAGCGCTAGCAGCATCACCATGCCCCGAAACACCGTTTTCAGACGAATTGACCGTGCACCCATGATGCCCCCCGATAGTCTGCGCATGTCGGGGCCCATGCCCCGGCTTGATTACACCGCCCATCCCGCTTACCTAATGCACGCTTGTGGTTCAAGAAACGAAAGTCCCTCAAATGTCCGAGAGCACAGCTTTGCGCGTGGCGGATCTGTCCCAAAACGCCCCGACGCCCTTTGAAATTCGCCCCGAAGGCGCCGATCTGGCCGCGCTGGCCGAGGAGCTTGGACTGAACGCCTTGCGCAAGCTGCGCTTTACCGGTGAAATCCGTGCAAGTGGAAAACGGGACTGGGTTCTGGAGGGGATGCTCGGTGC
It encodes:
- a CDS encoding GNAT family N-acetyltransferase, with product MTHQMTLLAKGRYVARIAETAGDLQAAQALRGACFSTDGPDADRFDSLCRHILIEEKASGRLMCCFRMLVLQHAHQIAESYSAQFYDLAALGSVQGGCAEVGRFCIREGVIADPDILRMAWGAITAIVDAENLQLLFGCSSFKGTDVTPYIDSFNLLKARHLAPLPLRPRIKAPMVFGFCDLPCQAPDLRAGMRAMPPLLRTYLLMGGWVSDHAVVDEALNTLHVFTAVEVDAIPETRKRLLRAVAETA
- a CDS encoding outer membrane protein assembly factor BamE — encoded protein: MGARSIRLKTVFRGMVMLLALGAMAACSATIRKHGYVPPDEQLAEVVVGVDTRDSVAETLGLPSSSGVLNDGGYYYVSTRMRHYGAAEPKPVSRDLVAVNFDKNGVVTGVQKFGLEDGRVIPLQRRVTSSSIEDKTFLRQLIGNLGNFGPGALLEQ